The proteins below are encoded in one region of uncultured Eubacteriales bacterium:
- a CDS encoding Polysaccharide deacetylase, whose product MAWRQLRGRSVAVLTATFRLSMSSQAKAILGKDRVKGNRQGSLSRAGAALFTAAFLLQLSLPAFFFWRKAPAVTVDSAEPGVEEPFRSPSESGTGDAPKLIALTFDDGPRRSSTTRLLNGLAERGAKATFFLIGKNVGVNRDVVQRMEEEGHQVGIHTYDHNSNLLGLNRADFAAQVDRTRALLTDVLGHGDFALRPPYGLTDAGVKTWANAPIILWSIDPEDWGDQNADREVALILKEAKDGAIILMHDIFDPTVEAALRVVDALHAQGYYFVTVDELFDLRCIALENGKEYRCAYP is encoded by the coding sequence ATGGCGTGGAGACAGCTGAGGGGAAGAAGCGTGGCGGTTTTGACAGCCACATTTAGGTTGTCGATGAGCTCACAGGCCAAAGCTATCCTGGGAAAGGATCGTGTGAAAGGGAACCGTCAGGGTTCCCTTTCGCGTGCTGGAGCGGCGCTTTTTACGGCCGCCTTCCTTTTGCAACTGAGCCTTCCGGCTTTCTTTTTTTGGCGGAAGGCACCGGCGGTCACGGTGGATTCCGCCGAGCCGGGGGTGGAGGAACCGTTCCGCAGCCCTTCAGAGAGCGGAACGGGTGATGCGCCCAAGCTCATTGCTCTCACCTTTGACGATGGGCCCCGGCGCTCCAGCACAACCCGCCTGCTGAATGGGCTGGCCGAGCGGGGGGCCAAGGCGACGTTTTTTCTCATCGGGAAAAATGTGGGGGTAAACCGGGACGTGGTGCAGCGCATGGAGGAGGAGGGCCACCAGGTGGGCATCCACACCTACGACCACAACAGCAACCTTCTGGGTCTTAACCGTGCCGACTTCGCTGCCCAGGTGGACCGGACTCGTGCACTTCTGACCGATGTCCTGGGCCACGGCGATTTCGCTCTCCGGCCGCCCTATGGGCTGACCGACGCGGGTGTCAAGACATGGGCAAACGCCCCCATTATCCTCTGGTCCATTGACCCGGAGGACTGGGGGGACCAGAACGCCGACCGGGAGGTGGCCCTTATCCTCAAGGAGGCGAAGGACGGCGCCATCATTCTCATGCACGACATCTTCGACCCCACAGTAGAGGCAGCCCTCCGGGTAGTTGACGCTCTCCACGCTCAGGGGTACTATTTCGTCACGGTGGACGAGCTTTTTGACCTGCGGTGCATCGCTTTGGAAAACGGCAAAGAGTACCGCTGCGCTTATCCGTAA